A DNA window from Candidatus Thermoplasmatota archaeon contains the following coding sequences:
- a CDS encoding 6-carboxytetrahydropterin synthase, with amino-acid sequence MRIKVDGWRSHTTFSSAHLIPDYEKCGRLHGHSYAIHAVVGGEVNSTGIVIDFGELKNVMKKIAEEIDHKMIIPEKGNIKISRSEGEVEVIFDKKRYIFPEEDCTILPIKSSSAESLAQYILDRIVEEMNLPDNVNYLEIGIDEGFGQGAWIARKIGEKK; translated from the coding sequence ATGCGGATAAAAGTAGACGGATGGCGTTCCCATACAACTTTTTCTTCTGCTCATTTAATCCCGGATTATGAAAAATGCGGAAGGCTCCACGGGCATTCATATGCAATTCATGCAGTGGTTGGTGGTGAGGTAAATAGTACAGGTATTGTTATTGATTTTGGGGAGCTGAAGAACGTGATGAAGAAAATAGCAGAAGAAATAGACCACAAAATGATAATCCCGGAAAAGGGGAATATTAAAATTTCCCGCAGTGAAGGCGAGGTGGAAGTAATATTTGACAAAAAGAGATATATTTTCCCTGAGGAGGACTGCACAATTCTCCCCATCAAATCATCGTCCGCAGAGAGCTTGGCGCAATACATACTCGACCGCATCGTTGAGGAAATGAACCTGCCGGATAATGTAAATTATCTGGAAATAGGCATCGACGAAGGTTTCGGGCAGGGGGCATGGATTGCCAGGAAGATCGGTGAAAAAAAATGA
- the queC gene encoding 7-cyano-7-deazaguanine synthase QueC, translating into MRAVCLLSGGMDSCVTAAIARDMGYEIYAITFDYGQRNWKEIESARKVAHSLDAKEHKIIKADLRTFGKSALTDDIEVPEFHRKGIPSTYVPARNTIFLSYALAYAEVIGADAIFIGVNAVDYSGYPDCRKEYIEAYQRMANLGTKRGAEGNPVKIMTPIISMSKAEIAKKGVELKAPLGETWSCYRNQEKACGKCDSCILRLKGFEEACLKDPIEYE; encoded by the coding sequence ATGAGGGCAGTATGCCTTTTATCGGGAGGGATGGATTCGTGCGTCACAGCGGCGATAGCAAGAGATATGGGCTACGAGATTTATGCCATCACGTTCGACTATGGGCAACGCAACTGGAAAGAAATAGAAAGTGCAAGGAAAGTCGCCCATTCCTTAGATGCAAAAGAGCATAAAATAATAAAGGCAGATTTGAGAACTTTCGGCAAATCAGCCCTGACAGACGACATAGAAGTGCCCGAATTTCATAGGAAGGGAATACCATCCACTTATGTTCCTGCAAGAAACACGATATTTCTTTCATATGCCCTTGCATACGCCGAAGTTATCGGCGCAGATGCAATATTTATCGGGGTAAACGCGGTCGATTATTCCGGCTATCCCGACTGCAGGAAGGAATACATCGAAGCATACCAGAGAATGGCAAATCTGGGAACGAAGAGAGGGGCCGAAGGCAATCCGGTAAAAATTATGACACCCATTATCAGCATGTCAAAGGCTGAAATAGCCAAGAAGGGTGTTGAACTTAAAGCCCCGCTTGGAGAAACATGGTCATGCTACCGTAACCAAGAAAAAGCCTGCGGGAAATGCGATTCATGCATCCTGCGCCTTAAAGGATTTGAAGAAGCATGTCTAAAGGATCCGATTGAGTATGAATAA